The region CATCAGGCCCACGTCCACGAACTCGTCCGACAGGTTCCTGTACTTCTGGTTACTGAGCGCCTTGATTGGCGACGTGTATATGATTCTGTGGCCGTCTCTCAGGCCCATTGCTATTGCGTACTCCGCCACCACTGTCTTCCCTGCTGACGTATGTGCGCACACCAGCACCGACTCGTTCATTTCCAGCGACTCGATCGACCTCTTTTGGAACTCATCTAGTGTGAACGGGTACGTTTTCGCGTATTTCTCAATTTTCCTCGGAGAGTAGTTGCTATCCGAGGGCGCCACTCTGTAATGTGAGCAATTGTGTGAAGAGTGTATCTTTTCGACTTTAACGCTCGTTGTTAGGGGCGAGGTGGTATAATTTAACAAGTAGTCGTCGTTATAGTTCATATTCGACAGGTACGAGCTTGCGTCGGTAAACTTTTCTCCGTGCTTCGGTCGCTTCGTAGAGTCTTGCGAATCCTCCATtactaataaaatatcagtGTACAAGTTATAGATTTAgtcattttataatttttctatatttttatctatcGTATTTACTGTATCTAGGTCCTAATTTATCTGTATTCGTATCTACACTGAGATTCCGTGGCGACGTACCTTGGTCTTCTGTTTCGAAGACTTCGAACATTGATAAAGGATCACCCATTTTTGCCaattctattttacaaacaatacatatttgttttatcaaACACTCTGGTATTcagttatatatattcttaTGTTCGCCTTACATACTGCAAGATTCCAACTTGCGGGGTCCCTAAACGGGAACGTTTAttctaatgtgtatgtttaattttaagtgttttattttagggttaaatgttaaacaaatttttgCGTCAACGGGACTGCGCAAGGCACTCCTATTGGCATGTTCTTTCCGTCCACGGGAACTGCCACGAATACTCCGTTTTTGCACACTTCTTGAGGAACATTGATCAGGACGGTCTCATACACCGTGCCCTTCTCCATTTTCAAGCGATAGTGGAACACTTTCTCTAAATAGCGTTTGCATCTGCTAATGTGTAGGTATCTACTGCTTACCTCGTTCCAGTTCATTGAACTCCATCCTCAGCGCCACGCTGCTCAGTTCCTTGTGCCCCTACAGAATGCTTTGCCCTTGTCGCTATGTTACCTTGCAGTTCTGCAAATGTCCCTGCACCAGAACAGTTTGTACCTCCAGCTCTCCTCGTTTCTAAAGTGGCATGATTTACGCGTTGCGCCTCAGCCCGCTCTTACCTGCATAAGTAGAGTCGCCGTGAGCGCCACGTATGGCAGCGCGTACGCCTTCGTGATTCCAACCGGTGTTTGTATTTCTGCGAAGAGCACGCCTTCCAGGAATGCGATAACCCTGGGGTCCGAGTAGTCTGCACACCAACATAACTTGTTGCTGCCTACCTTTCGACAGTGGCTGGAGCGCCTTGTATATCTTGTTGAAACTCGGGACGTCGCTCTGATAACAGTAAAGCTCTCCGTTTTTTGCCAACAGCCTCAGACTCCCTGCCACTTCAAACCAGATCGTGTCCACTGCAACTTCCACTCCCTCCGGTCCGTACTTCATATCTAGGGTCTTACTTTCCATCATCATGTTGATTTTTGGGGTCGAGACTGCAGTAGACTCCGACTCCACCTTAGCTGCGCCCGTGTTTTTCTGAGTCATAAACAGGTTCGTTAGGAGGCagttccttttccttctggGGAATAGGTCCATTATATACAACACATCCGGCTTATCTAAACTCCTGTCAAATTCGCACAAATAGGTCCAAAAGTAGTCCAAATCTACATTTTCGGCCCTTTGTGTAGGTTGAATCTTCCCCGTTACCTTTTTTGAGTCCATGTTCCTTAGTATTTGGACTATCACTGTCGCTATTCCCTGATACCCTgataatacacacactgtTTCCTTCGACCTATACCTAAACACAAACTCCAAAGCTTTGTACGCTGCCTTTAGTGATGTAAACAGCCTTATGAATCTTTCAAAGTTATCTATGCGTTTATTGTTTTGTAACGTTAGTGGTTGCATATCTAACAATCGTAATTGAACTGATGGTCTATTATAGAAGATAGCCTCAGTATAACTGTGCTACGGCAACATATGCAGCGACTTACAGTTTTTATCCTTTATTGATGTTATCAGGTCCCCGACTCCCAGCTTCAGGCACAGATTCAACGTGACGAAACTGTAAAGGACTGGGACTGGCCGCTCGTAGTTCAGCTCGTAGTCCCAGCACCTCTGCGCGTGCGAGCTACTCGCCAGCGCGTTCGTCGTTCTCAGCACCTTGAACAGGCCCAGCACTTTCCTCGCCAGTCCGACGTGCCTTCCGAAGTACTTCCTCAGATCCTGCCTATTCGCCAGGTCGACTGGCTCCACCGCCTGCGAGCTCGCGAACTTAAAGAGTATGCGCATCCAGAGGTAGCACTGCTCCGACACGAAGGAGAGTCTTCCGAATATCGCCGACGCCTCCGCGTAGAAGCCTAGCCGCAGACACAGCACTCCCACCTTGTACAGGTTCTGATACAGGTCACATTGCTCTATCTTTTGCTCGTTGTTTATGAAGTTCGCCTCGATCTGCCTCCTTATGATCTTCGCGTACTCCGAGCCCCAACTCGACCTCCTCCTAAAAACCGTCACCGTCAGGTTACTCTCTCCTCCGTAGACTCTGTTTTTTCCGAAATCTGCGATGAGCGGCCTCGTCTGGTACCTCTCCGAGAGCACTTCGTTGTTGGCGCAGCTGTACAGGTGGTGCACCAGTATCTCCTGCTCCGTCAGCATCGAACCGTAGTTGATGCTCTGTATCTGCAGCAGCGGCCTCATGATCAGCTTCAGGCTCCTGCTCGTCACCTTTTCGTTGTACCTCGTCACCAGGTTTCCGAAGTTCCCCGGGTCCACGAGGAATGCGTACTCGACCATCTCCAGGAGCGCCAGCAGCATCTTCTGCCTAAGTCTCTCCTCCACCTCGTCGATGTGCGGCGCCACTGTCACCAccatcttcagcagcactgcGCACGGGTTCTGAAAGTGCTTCAGCCACTTCTTCACTGCGACAATCATGTTTATGTTATCGCTGTTGAACCTGAGCAGCTGGTTAAACAGCTCCATGAACTTCGTGAACGTCGTCATCAAATTGTCTTTTGCGAACAGCTCAAGCAGCTTCATGCACGCTCCGTGGTATATCAGTGCGAAGAAGTCGTTTTTCTTGTCCAGCAGTGGGTCAATCCCCTCCGTCACGTTATTTACGTTAACGTACTTGTTCGCGTTAAGCGTGTTATTCGTCATTGTGCTCACCAGGTCCGCCAGCTTCTGTGCCACCTCCGCGGTCTCCTCTTCCGAGGCGTAGAGCAGGAACATCGAGTACATGATCCCTCTTGCCAAAAGCAGATTCGTCCTGTTATTCTCAAAGTTTTTCGAGTCTCGCTTCGTGTTTGccttcagcagcgccaGGTATCCCTGCAGCAGCGACCGCAGCCTCTCCTCCTGCCTCTTCGCGTTCTCCTTCTGCTCCACTGCTATCAGCGTCGACGCCAGAAGCAGCGCTATCTTACACTCCGTGACGATCGAGTACGCCTGGTCCTCCAGCTTACTTTGCTTGTCCAGCTCCAGGTACAGCGACCACAGCATCCTGTACGTGTACTTCGGTATGTTTTTAAAGCTCTTGCATGACAGCGTCAGCAGCGTGAAGCTCTTCACTCTCTGCACGTTGTGGTAGTTTTTGAGCGCGTTGCTGTAGCAGGCCTTCACGAAATTCAGCGACACCAGCTCCGGTACCTCCGGCAGTATTGACGACAGTGACACGCTCGCCATGTACGACAATTCGTCGTCTTCTCCTATTAAGAACAGGTAGAGCtcgtttaaaatttgtggGCTTTGCGAGGCCACTGTGGGCACCACTGACAACAGCTGTATGCCCATGCAACTCACGTTCATGTCCGGCGTCTGCAGcatgtccagcagcaggtttTCAAACACGTTCTGCGAGTGACTCGAGCTCGGATACCCTATCCCTCCCATCGGATTTGTGTGCCTATCGATCACGTAAGGCTCCGACGACAATTCCGGGTCTATGGGCACGTGATGGTTATCTGAACGTATCTTATGTCAGTGGCAATTTGTGTGCGTATGGGCACATCTGTGTgcattcttatttatatctGTGTACTCATCTAGTTATCATAGGCTACGGTAATTCAACACGCACTTGTACCTGACGAACTCGGATACTTTAGGGCTGTATTGTGATTCAGGGACTCTTTGTCATCACGCTCCTCCGGCGACCCACTCGATGGGTTGTATGATATTGTCATCAGTGCCTTGATTATGCTTTTGTTCTTCATTATCTGAGCGTGTGCATACGACCTTACTGGCGTGCTTTTGGTGTATAAAACGATCTCGAAGAGTACTCTTATCATCAGATACACGTACGCGTACGAGTTCTTGTTTATGCACTCCAGCAGGATCGTCGATATGTCTCCTGATTCAAATATCACTGAGAACATTTTTGCCATCTTCGACCTCGGCTGAGTCGATATTGCTCTCAAATCCGATTGCGATATGATTACTCCCagcttatttatgtatgAGTTGAGCTGGTCCAGTGACAGATCACTGCTTCTGATGCAGTTGTATATTTCCAGGGACACTTCCGAGAGGCTCGAGTAGTTTGAGAAATCCACCAGGAAGGTTTCATCCTTCCTTTCGTTTTCATGATATTCGTTTTCCGAATATTCATTTAGCCAGTTTTGGAACCAAATTGTGTGTACTCTGGAGTTAAAATCCATATATTATCTACAATTCAAACTAGCACTATATGAATCATtagttaaatgtgtaagtgtaaatttttataaaatagtggtttttgtgtttattatttaaatttttcttttaaaccATGTTACATTGTACATATTCTCTAAAATCGTCCATATTGTTCACTGATTCCAGGTCCACGTAACTTTTCGTTGAATCTGATCCTCCGCTGATATCGTATATTTCTGGTGGTTTGTACCCATAATTACCATCAATCTCTTCATATTCTTCCTCTGGAATTggtatataattattttccTGTAGTTGTCCCAGTTTACTTTTGATTCCACGTCCGTTTGGAACATAACTGaaaaaacattattttacttcCATTTACCTTAACGTGTGTAACGTTGCTTCGTGTTTTATTTGTCTTCCTGTTCTGTTCTCTTGTCTTTCAAACAGTGCGTTCCTTATTGTCAAGTCCACTTTACACGGGCTAACCTTCCATGATAATGTGTAGTCTGGAGACTTATAACAGTAACCTTCTGCGATTAGTTTATACATTTTCGTCTTTGTGCACTCTATTTCAATGAAATCTGGGATTATGAGCTCTGATTTGGGCTCATATTTTCCCCTGTCATTCAGGCTCCCATCTGAGAATATACTTTCACTCATTTTATccataaaattgtttacatatataagCATTTATGTCTACGTGGTTGTGTGATATATGATTTTGTAACTTTTATCTGTGCGATtataaactaattttttcaCCAAGAGTCATATAGGCGCATCTTTAATGTGCGAGCTGTTCACAGCTGATTCAGTTAGCTCCGTATTTAGATATAACTGTGGTATCACATTAAGACTGGTACGAGTGTTCGATGTTCCATAACAAAAGTGCGAACACTTGTAGTTTACACTTCTCAGAGACGATTGCTGAaggaaatgtgtattaatCGAACCTACCTTTGGAGTAACCTCCAGCGACATCCGACTCCATGAGCTCAATCCTATGTTAAACCAGTGtgtttgtaaaattttgtGTTGAAATAACTACGGTATTGGTTTAAGTGTATATGTGCTTAAGTGTACGCTTATTTGTAAATCCTTTACCTGGTTGAGTATACTCTCCTGGGAATGTCAGAATCGCTTCTGATGGCTGCGTTCATTGGCTGAAACATAAGTGATTCCAAGGCAAAAGTACCTTTGAATCTCCAGTCGAAACGACTGCAGAATCGTCCACAAAGTAGTTTGGACATGACTTCTTGAGTGGCTAAAGTAATctattaaaactaaatgAGTGAATACGTGTAACAGTTCATCGACTTTCCAAAGGTTAAACGGAGCTCCCTTGTCCACAATTTCGTAAAAAACGTCCTCCTTTTCAACAATCGACAGAATCTTCGTCTTGTGTTCCGATTTCTGGCATTGAATCAGCAGTTCCTTGTGGTTACCTGAGCCTCGATGTTCCTGGATATTTTTAGAGAGTTGTTGCGCTCGTAAACCCGCAGCTCATGCTCTATCTCCTTGAGTCGCGCATCATCCTTACAGTTAATCAGGTCGAAAACTATCGATTTACATGAAATACGAGCATTTAACCTACTTATTGACTCCCTGTCCTCCAAGTACTTATTATACTCAGGGgtatttttaaagttaGCCCTGGTATCGTTGTagctaaaaaataaaattggaGCCTTAAACATACACTTGCAACACTCTTTTCCTAGCCTCCTTGTGAGTTTCATAGTAGATTGAGGACATGTCAAAAGGCACAAACGATAAGCGAGTCAGATGTGAGCGGCAAATTGCACATTGAGTAAAGTTCCCCTGGGAAGCCACTAACcattaaaattagataTAATCGATTTAAAATCGTAGGAAGAAAGCTAACATTGTTTTTCAGCACACACGTCGCAACTGAAAGTTATTAtatgtgaataaataacatagaaTTATGAGGTAACCAAtgtgaaaataataaatttgtgtttataaatggTAATTTGCAGTAAGGAGTAAAAAAACTTACATTTTATGTTCACAGATTTCAGAAACTAGTAAAATCTTCTCACTTATAGGAGTTATTACCTCTAGACATATGGGACATTCAGTATCCATGACACCAACAAGAAAGTGTAGcgatattaaaaattaagaataGAATAAACTTTTGAATTTAtgaatatgtatttattgtgattaaaaattaaaaaatatgatacagaaaaaatttaagaaaCAAGATCGACCTCAGTTTGATTCGAAATGTCGTAGAGGGCATTCCATACCCGATGTGTATGTTGATTCTAGATTTTATCTTGTACCATAGCTTAATGAttgaatgtgtatgtattaaataattgagAGGGTAAAGGGGATCAGAGCCAGAGATTATGGGTTCTACGAGATACTACATAAAGGTAGATATCCACGAGGTCAAGGATGTCATTTTCAAGGAACCCGAGACTGAGGCGGAAATAATTCCCAACCTTCAGATAGAAACGACAATCGGCTCTCTGAAGAGGGAGACTCAGAAGAAAGCGGGCTCTTCTAACGCGATTTTCAACGCTTCCATGAACTTTTCTCCGGATCTGACGAAAGCAGAGTTTGAGAGAGCCAGAATAATAGTAACGCTGTACCACAGATACACGTTCTCGAGCGGAGTTATCGGACATCACGCTTTCAGCCTTCCTCTGATATACTCGAAGCAGCAACACTGTATTCTGAGGTCCTGGGTAAGGGTGTTTAACCCCGCGTTTCCTACACACAATGCAGTAAGTTTGGTGATATTGTGTACACGCAGAgactttttaattttacgcGTTCCTGTACTGATAGATGTTTAGGGGAGTCTGCTGGTCTCGGTTTTTGTGTCTGCGCCAGGAGATAATACGCCGTCGTACAAGGAGGCGGAGGAGTTGGCGGGGCAGAGCCTGGGAAACGATCAGTCTCAGACGGGGATAAGATTCAGCAAAGTGCCAGAGATGAACATGAAGAGTTATATGCTGTACCTGAACGTGGTCTGCGGAAGAGATTTTAAACCTCAGGGAGGAATACTTAGCTCGACAATTGAGCCTTATGTAAAAGTATCGCATTTCGGAATGAGTGAACAGACGCAAGTAATAAGCGGAAGCAGAGACCCGGAGTGGCAAACCACATTGTATTTGCCCTGCATAACGCCGTCATACGTAAGTGATGGATACGAAGATTTAAAACTGATTGATGTTTAGGACGAAATGATAACCATTGAAGTGTGGAACGGAGAGTCGAATGGAAGTTTATTGCACTACGAAACAATAGACCTAATACACCTAATCAACAACGAGTATCCGCCCAGATGGATAAACATTTACTGTCAGCCGAACACATCAGGTACGTGAAGTGTGATATCAACGAGTGCGTAGACGTGTTGAAGGTGGTGAGATCGTACGTGAGCGGTGGAGTGAACAGTTTGACGGACTACGGAGGAAGAATACTCGTGAGTGCTTCAGCGGAACAGGTTCAAACATTGTACGTAAAGGGGATTAAGCCATGCAGATCAATAATGGTGCCGCCAATCCAACAGAGAATAATCGCAGTAGAATTATACGAGATAGTAGGACAGAAAGACGTGCCGAACATAGTGAGAGTGGCAGTGACGCACGGACCGTTTTCAACAAAGAGCCCAAACTACCAGAGAAACAGAAACATGTCATACAAAGTGGACGATAAAACTGGAAGATTGACGCCCATAGAACCGATATTTTCATGTAAGAGCTAGTTGTGTGAAAAGTAGCTGATAGATAGCAGGTTGATGattgtttaaattgattaaatcgttaaatgattaaataaataaaatgattgaAATGattaaatgattaaatGATATTTAGCCAATGATGACGGCGATGTATGGGACCTTTTCGTGTACGTCTACGACATGAGCAACTACGGAATGGATAACAGGGAGAGGATAGCGTGGGAAAGGATACCATACGAAAAGGCGAAGATGTCGGAGGGGAAGCCGATGTGGGTGTATCTGAATTCATTCGAGCAGGCACAGACGGTCAAGTTTAACATCCTGATGTCGTTTGACATCTCCTCGAACGTGACGAACTACACGAGGAAGGAAAGGCTTAAGTATGACCTGACGCACTACGTCTTCAGAAGCATGCTGTACGAAGCGCTGCACCTGCCGTGCACAGGCAACGACCAGTACCCGAACTCGTGCGTGGAAATAGAACTGTCGAGTTACAGAATAAAGTCGAGGGCAGTTAAGAGGAGCATAAACCCGTACTTCTTCGAGTCAAACGAGCTGGAAGTGCAGCTGCCGTCAAACCTGTTACTGGCGCCGgacataaacataaacgTATACGCAGTGAGCAGCTTCGGAGTAAACTACGACCAGCTGCTGTGCACGGGACAGTACAGTCTGTCTAAGGTGCCGAAGTCGTGGAACAAGGCGCCGCAGTggctgaagctgaagtcGACGATGAACTCGCTTCACAGGCCTAAGATACTGATGGCGTTCGAGTTGATACAGTTCGAGGAGTACCGCAAAAACCCGGACAACTTCAGGTTCTTTGACGACATTTTCCCCAGCACAATACGCTCGACGCTGTCGATGCTGTTAATAGGAATAAGGACCTTTCAGCCGCTGCAAAACCCGAAGGTGAACATAAAGTTCAAGGACTACAACACGGTCTCCGGCAACGAAAAGGACAAAGGCCAGGACTCATGGAAGGAAGACCAGGTGGGCACGACGGGGAAGGCAGTGAGCGGGTGCTACGGCAACTGGAACTACCTGACCTCGCACGAGATCGAAGTTGACCTCCCGAAGAGAATGCAGCACCACGCGTGCCTGGAGTTCCAGATCACCTCGAGCGACATGTCAGGCTTCTTTGGAACGACGATACTGACGCTGAATCAATTTCTGCCCTGGCTGTCGGAAGAGGAGAGGAACACGAGCGTGgagttgtttaaaatgCAGTGCGCGGACGACTTTAGCTCGGCGGGGCAGTCGCAGAGCGAAGTGGTGACGACGGAGAAGAAGACCGAGGAGGTGAAGAACATCAACGTGCAGGTGCTGGAGAAGATAGACTTGGTGTCGCTGCACAAGTCGAAGTTCAGCCAAGAGAACGGGCACCAGAGCGAGCTCCTGAGCTCATCGGCGTCGACGAACGACGGGTACACGTCGTCGGAGGCAAACGCAGAAGGGGAGGTGGACAATAAAGCaaaggaggagctgaaggaggaagaggacgaCATGGACTTTGAGATTCTGATAGACGACAGCGCAAACGAGGTGGTCAGAGACGAGCTGCCGTACGAAATGGAGTCGGAGTTCGACTGCGAGGACCTGCCGTACATGAAGGCGCCGATAGTGAAGTTTACGCCGACGGGAATACCGGAGGTGATAGGCACGCTCAAGTTCATACTCTCGATAACGGACATATCGAGGAAGTCGAGCTCGAAGACGAGCAAGGAGCTGGCTGCAATCAGAGAGAGAATAAACACGCAGAAGAGGATGCTCAACGAGCTCTACAGCCAGGCGAAGGACCTGGTGGTGAGGACGTACGTGCTGGAGGCGAAGGGGCTCTACAGCAGCAGCATCGTGTCGAGCTCGCCCGGAGACCTGCTCTCGAACCTGACGGGGGACGTGATGACCTACGTGTGGATCAGAAACGTCGACCAGGAGCAGTACGACCAGGGGAGCAACAACTACTCGTACCACTCGAAGAACATGGGATACCCGAACAGCATCAGGGACACGAACAACGCGAAGAAGGGGCTGAAGCCAATCTACAACAACTGCTACAACGTCAGCTGCAGCCTCCCGGAGAACAGCATCCTGAAGATCTCGATCGTGAGCAAGGGCACGATCAGCGAGGAGATCATCGGGACCACGTACATCGACTGCGAGGACCGCTTCTTCAACAAGAACCTGCAGCAGCTGATGCTCGAGGACTGCGCGCCCGTGGAGTCGCGCACGCTCAAGACCTACGGGAACGCGGGCGACCCGGGCGAGATCACGATATCGCACGGCATCCTCAGGCTCTGGCTCGAGATGATGGACCTGCAGACGGCGAAGGTGAAGCCGATTCAGCACCTGGGCTCGCTGGAGCCGACCAACTACGAGCTGCGCGTGGTGATCTGGAAGGCGCACTACTTCTCCGACGAGAACTCCACCGTCTCGCTCTTCGTGCGCGGCATTTACCAGAACGAGCAGAGCGACAACTCGCAGGACACCGAGGTGCACTACCACAGCAAGGACAAGACCGGCGTTTTCAACTGGCGGCTCAAGTACCCGGTCTCGATTCCCACCGAGTACACCGGCTTCAAGCTGCAGCTCTTCAGCTACAACAAGCTGAGCTCGAACGAGGTCCTCGGCGAGGCGAACGTGGACCTGGGCTTCGAGTTCCACAAGGTGCGCAAGAAGAACAGCATCCACGCGATCCCCAAGTTCACCGTGAACGTGTACAGTCTGCACAACAGCAGCAAGGTCGTGGGCAGCATCGACGTGGAGATCAGCATTCTCAACGAGAGCGACAGCAAGCGGTACCTCGTGGGCAGCGGGCGCGAGCCGCCGAACCGCGACCCCTTCCTCCCCGCTGTCCTCGAGAACAGGTCCTGGGTTGACATCGACGGCATCACTGACACGATTAAGAACGCGAGCAAGAAGCTCATTTCCGGCGTCAAGTACACGTCGATCGGGATCCTGGTGGCCGGAGCCATCGCCTTCATCCTGATTATGGTAATCATTTTAAGATGAGAGTGCCAGTGCACGGAGTCATATTGTACCatagttaaatttattttttttacaaatctACCTTACTCACTGGTGTTAGTTTGTGTATATCGTACCAGTGGACACGTACTTGCGAATAGGCAAGTGTACTATTCTGGGTGCGTGCAACGCAAGTGTCCACACTTAGTCTGGGTAAAACCATACATGAACATGTACATGAACATGTACATGAACATACACACgaacatacacacaaacCCATGTAGAGGGCATATAAGCACATACACAAACGAACACATAAATATCCTAATGCCTGCAAATTAGATATCTATCACATTGATTCTACTTTTTCATATTCGGGgcgtccttcagctccgTGTCCGAGGGCTCAGCAGTCACCTCCGTGTCGTTGCTGCTGTCGCTGTTGCTGCGGCTGAAGGGCAAGCTAGAGCTCACCCGATC is a window of Theileria orientalis strain Shintoku DNA, chromosome 2, complete genome DNA encoding:
- a CDS encoding CDK-activating kinase assembly factor, with amino-acid sequence MDTECPICLEVITPISEKILLVSEICEHKICDVCAEKQLASQGNFTQCAICRSHLTRLSFVPFDMSSIYYETHKEARKRVLQVYNDTRANFKNTPEYNKYLEDRESIIFDLINCKDDARLKEIEHELRVYERNNSLKISRNIEAQKSEHKTKILSIVEKEDVFYEIVDKGAPFNLWKVDELLHPLKKSCPNYFVDDSAVVSTGDSKPMNAAIRSDSDIPRRVYSTRIELMESDVAGGYSKGRFD
- a CDS encoding uncharacterized protein (C2 calcium-dependent membrane targeting domain containing protein); its protein translation is MIQKKFKKQDRPQFDSKCRRGHSIPDVGSEPEIMGSTRYYIKVDIHEVKDVIFKEPETEAEIIPNLQIETTIGSLKRETQKKAGSSNAIFNASMNFSPDLTKAEFERARIIVTLYHRYTFSSGVIGHHAFSLPLIYSKQQHCILRSWVRVFNPAFPTHNAGSLLVSVFVSAPGDNTPSYKEAEELAGQSLGNDQSQTGIRFSKVPEMNMKSYMLYLNVVCGRDFKPQGGILSSTIEPYVKVSHFGMSEQTQVISGSRDPEWQTTLYLPCITPSYDEMITIEVWNGESNGSLLHYETIDLIHLINNEYPPRWINIYCQPNTSDVLKVVRSYVSGGVNSLTDYGGRILVSASAEQVQTLYVKGIKPCRSIMVPPIQQRIIAVELYEIVGQKDVPNIVRVAVTHGPFSTKSPNYQRNRNMSYKVDDKTGRLTPIEPIFSSNDDGDVWDLFVYVYDMSNYGMDNRERIAWERIPYEKAKMSEGKPMWVYLNSFEQAQTVKFNILMSFDISSNVTNYTRKERLKYDLTHYVFRSMLYEALHLPCTGNDQYPNSCVEIELSSYRIKSRAVKRSINPYFFESNELEVQLPSNLLLAPDININVYAVSSFGVNYDQLLCTGQYSLSKVPKSWNKAPQWLKLKSTMNSLHRPKILMAFELIQFEEYRKNPDNFRFFDDIFPSTIRSTLSMLLIGIRTFQPLQNPKVNIKFKDYNTVSGNEKDKGQDSWKEDQVGTTGKAVSGCYGNWNYLTSHEIEVDLPKRMQHHACLEFQITSSDMSGFFGTTILTLNQFLPWLSEEERNTSVELFKMQCADDFSSAGQSQSEVVTTEKKTEEVKNINVQVLEKIDLVSLHKSKFSQENGHQSELLSSSASTNDGYTSSEANAEGEVDNKAKEELKEEEDDMDFEILIDDSANEVVRDELPYEMESEFDCEDLPYMKAPIVKFTPTGIPEVIGTLKFILSITDISRKSSSKTSKELAAIRERINTQKRMLNELYSQAKDLVVRTYVLEAKGLYSSSIVSSSPGDLLSNLTGDVMTYVWIRNVDQEQYDQGSNNYSYHSKNMGYPNSIRDTNNAKKGLKPIYNNCYNVSCSLPENSILKISIVSKGTISEEIIGTTYIDCEDRFFNKNLQQLMLEDCAPVESRTLKTYGNAGDPGEITISHGILRLWLEMMDLQTAKVKPIQHLGSLEPTNYELRVVIWKAHYFSDENSTVSLFVRGIYQNEQSDNSQDTEVHYHSKDKTGVFNWRLKYPVSIPTEYTGFKLQLFSYNKLSSNEVLGEANVDLGFEFHKVRKKNSIHAIPKFTVNVYSLHNSSKVVGSIDVEISILNESDSKRYLVGSGREPPNRDPFLPAVLENRSWVDIDGITDTIKNASKKLISGVKYTSIGILVAGAIAFILIMMRVPVHGVILYHS